From a single Lineus longissimus chromosome 16, tnLinLong1.2, whole genome shotgun sequence genomic region:
- the LOC135500370 gene encoding elongator complex protein 2-like isoform X1, producing the protein MVDEMDTCYISAACNRTPHSTSWGKNGVIAFGSSAAVALYDCRAQDKVGHITETLVGHKDRVNCVRWIPNEDGNVTELVSCSVDKTALVWTEKDGKISITARLTGHSSSINVVEGFYVPQRDRGVTGENARTIVATVSVDSTVKIWQRQVGGVDFSCTQTIPFGSGFALNVSFTLIPGTSVPMMAVGADDQRVHIFVEQDNEFVRVHALLGHEDWIRGVQFATDDSGDLLLVTCGQDCFIRLWRFSARDPDAVTSQLNIKELSIHQEIKLKENTFTFQDGEKKCCFAVVLESVLSGHENWVYSCHWQPTQMKDGQPHQPMCLLSASMDKTMIVWQQDEETGVWLDMVRVGEVGGNTLGLYGCQFSPEGQSLLAHGYHGAFHLWHYNQETCVWNPGVTVGGHFDSVEDITWDPDDGDFIVSVSFDQTCRLHAPWVRQHGKVQWSEIARPQVHGYDMQCLTLTHKYQLVSAADEKVIRVFNAPKNFMENFGRICHKDVKQAVEKVMQMDLPEGASVPALGLSNKAVYEGKTPDGAGDGASHHNKHYQESYFTALKISEPPTEENLLQNTLWPETQKLYGHGYEIFSLASSPCGTILASVCKASKPEHAGIIMWDTVTWQQLCVLESHSLTVTQLAFSHDGRYLLSVSRDRTWAMFERKTQDAPESDRQFSRIAFTDKKTGVHSRIIWACSWSPDNRYFVTVSRDKKAVIWDVSEASSTNQSSCLAGVKPCSQPLTLPDSITAVDFAAVMTKNSYILAFGLDSGAIYVYLWEPLAAEPWRKCLQLNQECAHHMTVKRLRFRRQRGLAGLTDQDNKENWLQLGSCGADHAVKIYNIDINKLTS; encoded by the exons ATGGTGGACGAGATGGATACATGTTATATTTCGGCGGCATGTAATCGCACCCCACACTCCACGAGTTGGGGAAAAAATGGTGTCATTGCTTTCGGATCATCGGCAGCAGTTGCACTTTATGATTGTCGG GCTCAAGACAAAGTTGGCCACATTACTGAGACATTAGTTGGTCACAAAGACAGGGTGAACTGTGTCAGGTGGATCCCCAATGAAGATG GAAACGTAACTGAACTTGTGTCGTGTTCTGTTGACAAGACAGCTCTAGTTTGGACTGAGAAAGATGGGAAGATTTCCATCACAGCTAGACTAACAGGTCATAGCAGCAGTATCAATGTTGTGGAAGGGTTCTATGTACCACAGAGAGACCGTGGCGTTACTGGTGAGAATGCTCGCACGATCGTGGCAACGGTTTCTGTTGATAGTACAGTGAAGATCTGGCAGCGTCAAGTTGGGGGAG TTGACTTCAGTTGTACCCAAACTATACCATTCGGGTCTGGCTTTGCTCTCAACGTCAGCTTCACATTGATACCTGGTACGAGTGTCCCGATGATGGCAGTAGGTGCGGATGACCAGCGAGTGCATATATTTGTGGAGCAGGATAATGAGTTTGTCCGCGTTCATGCGTTGTTGGGTCACGAGGATTGGATCCGGGGAGTGCAGTTCGCTACTGATG ACAGTGGCGACCTCTTGCTTGTTACTTGTGGTCAGGACTGCTTCATTCGTTTATGGCGTTTCTCGGCGCGTGACCCAGATGCAGTGACATCACAGCTGAACATCAAAGAGTTGTCAATTCATCAAGAAATCAAACTGAAAGAGAACACATTTACATTTCAAGACGGAG AAAAGAAATGTTGTTTTGCGGTTGTTCTGGAGTCAGTTCTGTCCGGCCACGAGAACTGGGTCTACAGTTGTCATTGGCAACCAACACAAATGAAAG ACGGTCAGCCTCACCAGCCGATGTGTCTGCTCTCAGCTTCGATGGATAAGACGATGATCGTGTGGCAGCAGGATGAAGAGACTGGAGTATGGCTTGATATG GTGCGTGTTGGAGAGGTTGGAGGGAACACCCTTGGTCTGTATGGATGCCAGTTCAGCCCAGAAGGCCAGAGTTTACTCGCACATGGCTATCATGGAGCCTTCCATCTCTGGCATTATAACCAG GAGACTTGTGTCTGGAACCCTGGTGTAACAgtcggcggccattttgattcTGTTGAAGACATCACTTGGGACCCGGATGACGGAGATTTCATTGTCAGCGTCAGTTTCGATCAGACTTGTCGACTTCACGCGCCCTGGGTGAGACAGCATGGAAAG GTGCAATGGAGTGAGATAGCGCGACCTCAAGTCCATGGTTACGACATGCagtgtttgaccttgacccacAAGTACCAACTCGTCTCGGCAGCAGATGAAAAGGTCATACGTGTATTCAATGCGCCGAAGAACTTCATGGAAAACTTTGGTCGAATATGTCACAAGGATGTGAAACAAGCAGTGGAAAAAGTG ATGCAGATGGACCTCCCAGAGGGAGCTAGCGTGCCGGCCCTCGGGTTGTCCAATAAAGCCGTGTATGAAGGTAAGACCCCCGATGGGGCTGGTGATGGTGCGTCTCACCACAACAAACACTATCAGGAATCTTATTTCACAGCACTCAAAATCtcag AGCCTCCAACAGAAGAGAATCTCCTGCAGAACACATTGTGGCCAGAGACACAGAAACTCTATGGTCATGGATACGAGATCTTCTCCTTAGCTAGCAGTCCCTGTGGTACAATACTGGCTTCAGTTTGTAAG GCCTCCAAACCAGAACATGCTGGTATTATAATGTGGGACACGGTGACCTGGCAGCAGCTCTGTGTCCTAGAATCTCATTCCCTCACCGTCACACAGCTAGCATTCTCACACGACGGACGCTATTTACTGTCCGTGTCCAGGGACCGCACGTGGGCCATGTTTGAACGGAAGACCCAGGATGCACCAGAATCAG ACCGGCAATTCTCCAGAATAGCTTTTACAGACAagaaaactggtgtccattcgAGAATCATCTGGGCGTGCTCCTGGTCACCTGACAACAGGTATTTTGTAACAGTTTCTCGTGATAAAAAG GCTGTGATATGGGACGTCTCAGAAGCCAGCTCTACCAACCAGTCTAGCTGCCTGGCTGGTGTCAAACCATGCTCTCAACCATTGACTCTACCAGACTCTATCACTGCTGTTGACTTTGCTGCTGTGATGACTAAAAATAG TTACATCCTGGCCTTTGGACTGGATAGTGGTGCCATCTATGTGTACCTGTGGGAGCCATTAGCTGCCGAGCCGTGGAGAAAATGTTTACAGCTGAACCAAGA ATGCGCCCATCATATGACTGTGAAGCGGCTGCGATTCAGAAGACAGCGTGGGCTCGCTGGTCTGACAGATCAGGACAACAAGGAGAACTGGCTCCAGCTTGGCAGCTGCGGTGCGGACCATGCGGTGAAAATATACAACATTGACATTAATAAACTGACATCATGA
- the LOC135500370 gene encoding elongator complex protein 2-like isoform X2, producing MVDEMDTCYISAACNRTPHSTSWGKNGVIAFGSSAAVALYDCRAQDKVGHITETLVGHKDRVNCVRWIPNEDGNVTELVSCSVDKTALVWTEKDGKISITARLTGHSSSINVVEGFYVPQRDRGVTGENARTIVATVSVDSTVKIWQRQVGGVDFSCTQTIPFGSGFALNVSFTLIPGTSVPMMAVGADDQRVHIFVEQDNEFVRVHALLGHEDWIRGVQFATDDSGDLLLVTCGQDCFIRLWRFSARDPDAVTSQLNIKELSIHQEIKLKENTFTFQDGEKKCCFAVVLESVLSGHENWVYSCHWQPTQMKDGQPHQPMCLLSASMDKTMIVWQQDEETGVWLDMVRVGEVGGNTLGLYGCQFSPEGQSLLAHGYHGAFHLWHYNQETCVWNPGVTVGGHFDSVEDITWDPDDGDFIVSVSFDQTCRLHAPWVRQHGKVQWSEIARPQVHGYDMQCLTLTHKYQLVSAADEKVIRVFNAPKNFMENFGRICHKDVKQAVEKVMQMDLPEGASVPALGLSNKAVYEGKTPDGAGDGASHHNKHYQESYFTALKISEPPTEENLLQNTLWPETQKLYGHGYEIFSLASSPCGTILASVCKASKPEHAGIIMWDTVTWQQLCVLESHSLTVTQLAFSHDGRYLLSVSRDRTWAMFERKTQDAPESDRQFSRIAFTDKKTGVHSRIIWACSWSPDNRYFVTVSRDKKAVIWDVSEASSTNQSSYLAGVNPCSKHTMCHALPFSGCDMGRLRSQLYQPV from the exons ATGGTGGACGAGATGGATACATGTTATATTTCGGCGGCATGTAATCGCACCCCACACTCCACGAGTTGGGGAAAAAATGGTGTCATTGCTTTCGGATCATCGGCAGCAGTTGCACTTTATGATTGTCGG GCTCAAGACAAAGTTGGCCACATTACTGAGACATTAGTTGGTCACAAAGACAGGGTGAACTGTGTCAGGTGGATCCCCAATGAAGATG GAAACGTAACTGAACTTGTGTCGTGTTCTGTTGACAAGACAGCTCTAGTTTGGACTGAGAAAGATGGGAAGATTTCCATCACAGCTAGACTAACAGGTCATAGCAGCAGTATCAATGTTGTGGAAGGGTTCTATGTACCACAGAGAGACCGTGGCGTTACTGGTGAGAATGCTCGCACGATCGTGGCAACGGTTTCTGTTGATAGTACAGTGAAGATCTGGCAGCGTCAAGTTGGGGGAG TTGACTTCAGTTGTACCCAAACTATACCATTCGGGTCTGGCTTTGCTCTCAACGTCAGCTTCACATTGATACCTGGTACGAGTGTCCCGATGATGGCAGTAGGTGCGGATGACCAGCGAGTGCATATATTTGTGGAGCAGGATAATGAGTTTGTCCGCGTTCATGCGTTGTTGGGTCACGAGGATTGGATCCGGGGAGTGCAGTTCGCTACTGATG ACAGTGGCGACCTCTTGCTTGTTACTTGTGGTCAGGACTGCTTCATTCGTTTATGGCGTTTCTCGGCGCGTGACCCAGATGCAGTGACATCACAGCTGAACATCAAAGAGTTGTCAATTCATCAAGAAATCAAACTGAAAGAGAACACATTTACATTTCAAGACGGAG AAAAGAAATGTTGTTTTGCGGTTGTTCTGGAGTCAGTTCTGTCCGGCCACGAGAACTGGGTCTACAGTTGTCATTGGCAACCAACACAAATGAAAG ACGGTCAGCCTCACCAGCCGATGTGTCTGCTCTCAGCTTCGATGGATAAGACGATGATCGTGTGGCAGCAGGATGAAGAGACTGGAGTATGGCTTGATATG GTGCGTGTTGGAGAGGTTGGAGGGAACACCCTTGGTCTGTATGGATGCCAGTTCAGCCCAGAAGGCCAGAGTTTACTCGCACATGGCTATCATGGAGCCTTCCATCTCTGGCATTATAACCAG GAGACTTGTGTCTGGAACCCTGGTGTAACAgtcggcggccattttgattcTGTTGAAGACATCACTTGGGACCCGGATGACGGAGATTTCATTGTCAGCGTCAGTTTCGATCAGACTTGTCGACTTCACGCGCCCTGGGTGAGACAGCATGGAAAG GTGCAATGGAGTGAGATAGCGCGACCTCAAGTCCATGGTTACGACATGCagtgtttgaccttgacccacAAGTACCAACTCGTCTCGGCAGCAGATGAAAAGGTCATACGTGTATTCAATGCGCCGAAGAACTTCATGGAAAACTTTGGTCGAATATGTCACAAGGATGTGAAACAAGCAGTGGAAAAAGTG ATGCAGATGGACCTCCCAGAGGGAGCTAGCGTGCCGGCCCTCGGGTTGTCCAATAAAGCCGTGTATGAAGGTAAGACCCCCGATGGGGCTGGTGATGGTGCGTCTCACCACAACAAACACTATCAGGAATCTTATTTCACAGCACTCAAAATCtcag AGCCTCCAACAGAAGAGAATCTCCTGCAGAACACATTGTGGCCAGAGACACAGAAACTCTATGGTCATGGATACGAGATCTTCTCCTTAGCTAGCAGTCCCTGTGGTACAATACTGGCTTCAGTTTGTAAG GCCTCCAAACCAGAACATGCTGGTATTATAATGTGGGACACGGTGACCTGGCAGCAGCTCTGTGTCCTAGAATCTCATTCCCTCACCGTCACACAGCTAGCATTCTCACACGACGGACGCTATTTACTGTCCGTGTCCAGGGACCGCACGTGGGCCATGTTTGAACGGAAGACCCAGGATGCACCAGAATCAG ACCGGCAATTCTCCAGAATAGCTTTTACAGACAagaaaactggtgtccattcgAGAATCATCTGGGCGTGCTCCTGGTCACCTGACAACAGGTATTTTGTAACAGTTTCTCGTGATAAAAAG GCTGTGATATGGGACGTCTCAGAAGCCAGCTCTACCAACCAGTCTAGCTACCTGGCTGGTGTCAACCCATGCTCCAAACATACTATGTGTCATGCTCTACCTTTTTCAGGCTGTGATATGGGACGTCTCAGAAGCCAGCTCTACCAACCAGTCTAG
- the LOC135500370 gene encoding elongator complex protein 2-like isoform X4 — protein MVDEMDTCYISAACNRTPHSTSWGKNGVIAFGSSAAVALYDCRAQDKVGHITETLVGHKDRVNCVRWIPNEDGNVTELVSCSVDKTALVWTEKDGKISITARLTGHSSSINVVEGFYVPQRDRGVTGENARTIVATVSVDSTVKIWQRQVGGVDFSCTQTIPFGSGFALNVSFTLIPGTSVPMMAVGADDQRVHIFVEQDNEFVRVHALLGHEDWIRGVQFATDDSGDLLLVTCGQDCFIRLWRFSARDPDAVTSQLNIKELSIHQEIKLKENTFTFQDGEKKCCFAVVLESVLSGHENWVYSCHWQPTQMKDGQPHQPMCLLSASMDKTMIVWQQDEETGVWLDMVRVGEVGGNTLGLYGCQFSPEGQSLLAHGYHGAFHLWHYNQETCVWNPGVTVGGHFDSVEDITWDPDDGDFIVSVSFDQTCRLHAPWVRQHGKVQWSEIARPQVHGYDMQCLTLTHKYQLVSAADEKVIRVFNAPKNFMENFGRICHKDVKQAVEKVMQMDLPEGASVPALGLSNKAVYEGKTPDGAGDGASHHNKHYQESYFTALKISEPPTEENLLQNTLWPETQKLYGHGYEIFSLASSPCGTILASVCKASKPEHAGIIMWDTVTWQQLCVLESHSLTVTQLAFSHDGRYLLSVSRDRTWAMFERKTQDAPESDRQFSRIAFTDKKTGVHSRIIWACSWSPDNRL, from the exons ATGGTGGACGAGATGGATACATGTTATATTTCGGCGGCATGTAATCGCACCCCACACTCCACGAGTTGGGGAAAAAATGGTGTCATTGCTTTCGGATCATCGGCAGCAGTTGCACTTTATGATTGTCGG GCTCAAGACAAAGTTGGCCACATTACTGAGACATTAGTTGGTCACAAAGACAGGGTGAACTGTGTCAGGTGGATCCCCAATGAAGATG GAAACGTAACTGAACTTGTGTCGTGTTCTGTTGACAAGACAGCTCTAGTTTGGACTGAGAAAGATGGGAAGATTTCCATCACAGCTAGACTAACAGGTCATAGCAGCAGTATCAATGTTGTGGAAGGGTTCTATGTACCACAGAGAGACCGTGGCGTTACTGGTGAGAATGCTCGCACGATCGTGGCAACGGTTTCTGTTGATAGTACAGTGAAGATCTGGCAGCGTCAAGTTGGGGGAG TTGACTTCAGTTGTACCCAAACTATACCATTCGGGTCTGGCTTTGCTCTCAACGTCAGCTTCACATTGATACCTGGTACGAGTGTCCCGATGATGGCAGTAGGTGCGGATGACCAGCGAGTGCATATATTTGTGGAGCAGGATAATGAGTTTGTCCGCGTTCATGCGTTGTTGGGTCACGAGGATTGGATCCGGGGAGTGCAGTTCGCTACTGATG ACAGTGGCGACCTCTTGCTTGTTACTTGTGGTCAGGACTGCTTCATTCGTTTATGGCGTTTCTCGGCGCGTGACCCAGATGCAGTGACATCACAGCTGAACATCAAAGAGTTGTCAATTCATCAAGAAATCAAACTGAAAGAGAACACATTTACATTTCAAGACGGAG AAAAGAAATGTTGTTTTGCGGTTGTTCTGGAGTCAGTTCTGTCCGGCCACGAGAACTGGGTCTACAGTTGTCATTGGCAACCAACACAAATGAAAG ACGGTCAGCCTCACCAGCCGATGTGTCTGCTCTCAGCTTCGATGGATAAGACGATGATCGTGTGGCAGCAGGATGAAGAGACTGGAGTATGGCTTGATATG GTGCGTGTTGGAGAGGTTGGAGGGAACACCCTTGGTCTGTATGGATGCCAGTTCAGCCCAGAAGGCCAGAGTTTACTCGCACATGGCTATCATGGAGCCTTCCATCTCTGGCATTATAACCAG GAGACTTGTGTCTGGAACCCTGGTGTAACAgtcggcggccattttgattcTGTTGAAGACATCACTTGGGACCCGGATGACGGAGATTTCATTGTCAGCGTCAGTTTCGATCAGACTTGTCGACTTCACGCGCCCTGGGTGAGACAGCATGGAAAG GTGCAATGGAGTGAGATAGCGCGACCTCAAGTCCATGGTTACGACATGCagtgtttgaccttgacccacAAGTACCAACTCGTCTCGGCAGCAGATGAAAAGGTCATACGTGTATTCAATGCGCCGAAGAACTTCATGGAAAACTTTGGTCGAATATGTCACAAGGATGTGAAACAAGCAGTGGAAAAAGTG ATGCAGATGGACCTCCCAGAGGGAGCTAGCGTGCCGGCCCTCGGGTTGTCCAATAAAGCCGTGTATGAAGGTAAGACCCCCGATGGGGCTGGTGATGGTGCGTCTCACCACAACAAACACTATCAGGAATCTTATTTCACAGCACTCAAAATCtcag AGCCTCCAACAGAAGAGAATCTCCTGCAGAACACATTGTGGCCAGAGACACAGAAACTCTATGGTCATGGATACGAGATCTTCTCCTTAGCTAGCAGTCCCTGTGGTACAATACTGGCTTCAGTTTGTAAG GCCTCCAAACCAGAACATGCTGGTATTATAATGTGGGACACGGTGACCTGGCAGCAGCTCTGTGTCCTAGAATCTCATTCCCTCACCGTCACACAGCTAGCATTCTCACACGACGGACGCTATTTACTGTCCGTGTCCAGGGACCGCACGTGGGCCATGTTTGAACGGAAGACCCAGGATGCACCAGAATCAG ACCGGCAATTCTCCAGAATAGCTTTTACAGACAagaaaactggtgtccattcgAGAATCATCTGGGCGTGCTCCTGGTCACCTGACAACAG GCTGTGA